From the Pseudoroseomonas cervicalis genome, one window contains:
- a CDS encoding sugar-binding protein, with amino-acid sequence MKRRSLLAAPAALALASAGLPRAAAAQERRTLAFVVNVSADFWTIARRGIEKANREYPQFNMEMIVPGQASAAEQRRIVDELLARRVAGIAISAINPGNSTEMLNRAAAQAVLFTTDSDAPNSNRVVYIGTDNVAAGREAGKQMKAALPQGGKAMLFVGTMDADNARERVQGIREALQGGNIEVADIRTDESDLARAKRNVEDTLARRSDIDLMVGLWAYNTPQIYQAVKGAGRDGKVRIVGFDEDGLTLRGVAEGVIHSTVVQQPFEFGYQSMVGMVKYLENDRSFIPESKQIIIPTRIIDRSNVQEFQAQMRELLRGR; translated from the coding sequence ATGAAACGTCGCAGCCTGCTGGCCGCTCCGGCCGCCCTTGCCCTCGCTTCCGCCGGCCTGCCGCGCGCGGCCGCCGCGCAGGAGCGCAGGACCCTCGCCTTCGTCGTCAATGTCTCGGCCGATTTCTGGACCATCGCGCGCCGCGGCATCGAGAAGGCGAACCGCGAATACCCGCAGTTCAACATGGAGATGATCGTCCCCGGCCAGGCCAGCGCCGCCGAGCAGCGGCGCATCGTCGACGAGCTGCTGGCCCGCCGCGTCGCCGGCATCGCCATCTCGGCGATCAATCCCGGCAACAGCACCGAGATGCTGAACCGCGCCGCCGCCCAGGCGGTGCTGTTCACCACCGACAGCGACGCGCCGAACAGCAACCGCGTCGTCTATATCGGCACCGACAATGTCGCCGCCGGGCGCGAGGCCGGCAAGCAGATGAAGGCGGCGCTGCCGCAGGGCGGCAAGGCGATGCTGTTCGTCGGCACCATGGATGCCGACAATGCGCGCGAGCGTGTGCAGGGCATCCGCGAGGCGCTCCAGGGCGGCAATATCGAGGTCGCCGATATCCGCACCGATGAGAGCGACCTGGCGCGCGCCAAGCGCAATGTCGAGGACACGCTGGCGCGGCGCAGCGATATCGACCTGATGGTGGGGCTCTGGGCCTACAACACGCCGCAGATCTACCAGGCGGTGAAGGGCGCCGGCCGCGACGGCAAGGTCCGCATCGTCGGCTTCGACGAGGACGGGCTGACGCTGCGCGGCGTGGCCGAGGGCGTGATCCACTCCACCGTCGTGCAGCAGCCCTTCGAGTTCGGCTATCAGAGCATGGTCGGCATGGTGAAGTATCTCGAGAATGACCGCTCCTTCATTCCCGAGAGCAAGCAGATCATCATCCCGACGCGCATCATCGACCGCAGCAATGTGCAGGAATTCCAGGCGCAGATGCGCGAATTGCTGCGGGGCCGGTAA
- a CDS encoding LysR substrate-binding domain-containing protein, whose amino-acid sequence MQPPAPKRLPPNWFARARLKLRHLQLLQALDETRNLHRAAALLGLTQPAASKLLAEVETMLGGALFERHARGMRPNEWGEVMLRRARSALVELEQAAAELNGLREGSGGVVAFGTVTAAAADAVVRAVEAVQREHPALQVTVEVDTSPPLVARLREGRLDFIVARPPAEPVAGLDYREIGEEELCFMAAQGHPLLARGPVGLAEMLDYGWVLQPPGSLLRQEVEEMFLRHRLPFPRRVLSTASMLLSLAALSQGQSIGVFSASVVGLFAERGKLQRLAPPREQPRLTVRPFGLIRSRDRPLSPSALRLYEAVARELDSAAAPVPG is encoded by the coding sequence ATGCAGCCCCCTGCCCCCAAGCGGCTGCCGCCCAACTGGTTCGCCCGGGCGCGGCTGAAGCTGCGCCATCTGCAATTGCTGCAGGCGCTGGACGAGACGCGCAATCTGCACCGCGCCGCCGCGCTGCTCGGCCTGACCCAGCCCGCCGCCTCCAAGCTGCTGGCCGAGGTGGAGACGATGCTGGGCGGCGCGCTGTTCGAGCGCCATGCGCGTGGCATGCGGCCGAATGAATGGGGTGAGGTGATGCTGCGCCGCGCCCGCTCCGCCCTGGTGGAGCTGGAACAGGCGGCGGCCGAGCTGAACGGCCTGCGCGAGGGCAGCGGCGGTGTCGTCGCCTTCGGCACCGTCACGGCGGCGGCGGCCGATGCCGTGGTGCGCGCGGTGGAGGCGGTGCAGCGCGAGCATCCGGCGCTGCAGGTGACGGTGGAGGTGGACACCAGCCCGCCTCTGGTCGCCAGGCTGCGCGAGGGACGGCTCGACTTCATCGTCGCCCGCCCGCCGGCCGAGCCGGTCGCCGGCCTCGATTATCGCGAGATCGGCGAGGAGGAGCTGTGCTTCATGGCGGCGCAGGGCCATCCGCTGCTCGCCCGCGGCCCGGTGGGGCTGGCCGAGATGCTGGATTATGGCTGGGTGCTGCAGCCCCCCGGCAGCCTGCTGCGGCAGGAGGTGGAGGAGATGTTCCTGCGCCACCGCCTGCCCTTCCCGCGCCGCGTGCTCAGCACCGCCTCGATGCTGCTGAGCCTGGCCGCGCTGAGCCAGGGCCAGTCGATCGGCGTGTTCAGCGCCTCGGTCGTCGGGCTGTTCGCCGAGCGCGGCAAGCTGCAGCGCCTGGCGCCGCCGCGCGAGCAGCCAAGGCTGACGGTGCGGCCCTTCGGCCTGATCCGCAGCCGCGACCGCCCCCTCTCCCCCTCGGCGCTGCGGCTCTATGAGGCGGTGGCGCGCGAGCTGGACAGCGCCGCCGCCCCCGTCCCCGGCTGA
- a CDS encoding tripartite tricarboxylate transporter substrate binding protein, with the protein MSITKDSGFAPTRRGLLAAAGAGLALPAIAPGLARAQGAWPQRPVNMIVGFPPGGQTDFAARIIQNGMSAALGQPVVVENRGGAGGNIGTEAVLRARPDGYTVLAANSSSMAINPHTFPGMTINPLELVSVGLALQSSLILCVHPSVPAKTLPELVSWLKAQPNGVDYGTPAAGSMSHCAMELFRTRIGRPAMQDVPYRGSGPAMQDFIAGRFSLMFDAASVVAPFVKAGQVRGMLVTGQNRAPAFPDIPTAAEQGLEDFIITSWIGLSVPKGTPAEAITKLNEALNAALRDPNVRERIISQGDEPGGGTAEAFDTMLRRDHARWGEVVKANNITAG; encoded by the coding sequence GTGAGCATCACGAAGGACAGCGGTTTCGCGCCGACGCGCCGTGGCCTGTTGGCGGCGGCCGGGGCCGGGCTGGCCCTGCCGGCCATCGCCCCCGGCCTGGCCCGGGCGCAGGGCGCCTGGCCGCAGCGGCCGGTCAACATGATCGTCGGCTTCCCGCCCGGCGGGCAGACGGATTTCGCCGCGCGCATCATCCAGAACGGCATGTCGGCGGCGCTGGGCCAGCCGGTGGTGGTGGAGAATCGCGGCGGCGCCGGCGGCAATATCGGCACCGAGGCGGTGCTGCGCGCCCGCCCCGATGGCTATACGGTGCTGGCGGCCAATTCCAGCTCCATGGCGATCAACCCGCACACCTTCCCGGGCATGACGATCAACCCGCTGGAGCTGGTCTCGGTGGGCCTGGCGCTGCAGAGCTCGCTGATCCTCTGCGTGCACCCCTCGGTTCCCGCCAAGACGCTGCCGGAGCTGGTGAGCTGGCTGAAGGCGCAGCCCAATGGCGTCGATTACGGCACGCCCGCCGCCGGCAGCATGTCGCATTGCGCGATGGAGCTGTTCCGCACGCGAATCGGCCGCCCCGCCATGCAGGACGTGCCCTATCGCGGCAGCGGCCCGGCCATGCAGGATTTCATCGCCGGCCGCTTCAGCCTGATGTTTGACGCCGCCTCGGTGGTGGCGCCCTTCGTCAAGGCCGGCCAGGTGCGCGGCATGCTGGTGACCGGGCAGAACCGCGCCCCCGCCTTCCCCGACATCCCGACCGCGGCGGAGCAGGGGCTGGAGGATTTCATCATCACCAGCTGGATCGGCCTCTCCGTGCCCAAGGGCACGCCGGCGGAGGCGATCACGAAGCTGAACGAGGCCCTCAACGCCGCGCTGCGCGACCCCAATGTGCGGGAGCGCATCATCAGCCAGGGCGACGAGCCGGGCGGCGGCACGGCGGAAGCCTTCGACACCATGCTGCGTCGCGACCATGCCCGCTGGGGCGAGGTGGTGAAGGCCAACAACATCACCGCCGGCTGA
- a CDS encoding SDR family NAD(P)-dependent oxidoreductase: MTRNAIYPDLEGRSVFITGGGSGIGAALTEAFARQGSRVAFVDIAEEESRALVARLQGEGVAAPLFLPCDLRDIAALRAAIAQAQAAHGDITVLLNNAANDQRHKPEEVTPEYWDERMAINQRPLFFAAQAIVPQMQRAGGGSIVNFGSVSWKLRQGGMPAYTMAKASVHGLTRGLARDYGKQNIRVNTLVPGWVMTERQLKLWVTPEAEKEIEAGQVLAGRVLPAHIADMALFLASAASAMCSAQEFTVDGGWT; this comes from the coding sequence ATGACGCGCAACGCCATCTACCCTGATCTTGAAGGCCGCAGCGTCTTCATCACCGGCGGCGGCAGCGGCATCGGCGCGGCGCTGACCGAGGCCTTCGCCCGGCAGGGCAGCCGCGTCGCCTTCGTCGACATCGCCGAGGAGGAGAGCCGGGCCCTGGTGGCCCGGCTGCAGGGGGAGGGGGTCGCCGCCCCGCTCTTCCTGCCCTGCGACCTGCGCGACATCGCCGCGCTGCGCGCCGCCATCGCCCAGGCGCAGGCGGCGCATGGCGACATCACCGTGCTGCTCAACAACGCCGCCAATGACCAGCGCCACAAGCCGGAAGAGGTGACGCCGGAATACTGGGATGAGCGCATGGCCATCAACCAGCGCCCGCTCTTCTTCGCGGCACAGGCCATCGTGCCGCAGATGCAGCGCGCCGGCGGCGGCTCCATCGTCAATTTCGGCTCGGTCAGCTGGAAGCTGCGCCAGGGCGGCATGCCCGCCTACACCATGGCCAAGGCCTCGGTGCACGGGCTGACGCGCGGCCTGGCGCGCGATTATGGCAAGCAGAACATCCGGGTGAACACGCTGGTGCCCGGCTGGGTGATGACCGAGCGGCAGCTGAAGCTCTGGGTGACGCCGGAGGCGGAGAAGGAGATCGAGGCGGGCCAGGTGCTGGCCGGCCGTGTCCTGCCCGCGCATATCGCCGACATGGCGCTGTTCCTGGCCTCGGCGGCCTCCGCCATGTGCTCGGCGCAGGAATTCACCGTGGATGGCGGCTGGACCTGA
- a CDS encoding ABC transporter permease — protein sequence MSRKDLGLAGLLIVIGAITAVLNPLFLSTVNLLNMANLIGLFGIFSIGQGLIIITGGIDLSVGAMFALLGVIFVDLLVNYEIFWPYAVLIVLGLGLLLGALHGLLVTRLGMQPFVVTLCGLLIYRGAARYYTQDGTMGFGYAGDLDMLTWLASGRSFGIPHPFIALIVVAVIVGVLLHRSVFGRYLYAVGRNEEAARHSGIDTRAVVIGAYLLGGLLAGLSTVLLVFYTSSVSPSSFGNFYELYAIAAAVLGGCSLRGGEGSVLGIVLGTVLLQILQNLVNILGIPSSLNFAVMGSVILLGVLADQQLGRRKAALATA from the coding sequence ATGAGCCGCAAGGATCTGGGCCTGGCCGGGCTGCTGATCGTCATCGGCGCCATCACGGCGGTGCTGAACCCGCTGTTCCTCTCCACCGTCAACCTGCTGAACATGGCCAATCTGATCGGGCTGTTCGGCATCTTCAGCATCGGCCAGGGGCTGATCATCATCACCGGCGGCATCGACCTCTCGGTCGGCGCGATGTTCGCGCTGCTTGGCGTCATCTTCGTCGACCTGCTGGTGAATTACGAGATCTTCTGGCCCTATGCGGTGCTGATCGTGCTCGGCCTCGGCCTGCTGCTGGGGGCGCTGCACGGGCTGCTGGTGACACGGCTCGGCATGCAGCCCTTCGTCGTCACGCTGTGCGGGCTGCTGATCTATCGCGGCGCCGCGCGCTACTACACCCAGGACGGCACCATGGGCTTCGGCTATGCCGGGGACCTCGACATGCTGACCTGGCTGGCCTCCGGCCGCAGCTTCGGCATCCCGCACCCCTTCATCGCGCTGATCGTGGTGGCAGTGATCGTGGGCGTGCTGCTGCACCGCTCGGTCTTCGGCCGCTATCTCTACGCCGTCGGCCGCAACGAGGAAGCGGCGCGGCATTCCGGCATCGACACCCGCGCCGTGGTGATTGGCGCCTATCTGCTGGGCGGGCTGCTGGCCGGGCTCTCCACCGTGCTGCTGGTCTTCTACACCAGCTCGGTCTCGCCCTCCTCCTTCGGCAATTTCTACGAGCTCTACGCCATCGCCGCCGCGGTGCTGGGCGGCTGCTCGCTGCGCGGCGGGGAGGGCAGCGTGCTCGGCATCGTGCTGGGCACGGTGCTGCTGCAGATCCTGCAGAATCTGGTGAACATCCTGGGCATCCCCTCCTCGCTGAACTTCGCGGTGATGGGCAGCGTCATCCTGCTCGGCGTGCTGGCGGACCAGCAGCTTGGGCGGCGCAAGGCGGCGCTCGCCACGGCCTGA
- a CDS encoding FGGY-family carbohydrate kinase, which translates to MQDIVIGVDVGTGSARAGAFTPQGTMLGQAAQPIRMWRPRADFVQQSSDDIWQAVCAALRGALRGLGPVRVLGLGFDATCSLVVLDAEFRPVSISPEGEPEQDVMVWMDHRAAAEAAAINTGEHDVLRYVGGRISLEMQAPKLLWLKRHRPQAWAQAAHFLDLPDYLTWRATGSLARSLCSTVCKWTYLGHEGRWDADFFRSIGLGELAEEGFRRVGTEILPPGQRLGALGAEAAAALGVPPGIPVGASAIDAHAGGLGVIGAALGGVAPEAAALNRRVALVGGTSSCHMAVSPEARFVPGVWGPYHSAMLPGFWLNEGGQSATGALIDHVITTHAAYPAMADAAKQAGETIYQALNRKLKEMAEGLPFPALLTEGLHVMPDFHGNRSPRADASLRGMVSGLRLAAGEEDLALLYLATVQAVAYGTRHIIEAMNEQGYAIDTVMACGGGTKNPVFLREHADATGCRLVLPREPEAILLGAAMLGATAGGVHGSLAAAMAAMSGAGAVIDPGEDAVRRYHDAKYAVFRRMHDDQLAYRALMQAR; encoded by the coding sequence ATGCAGGACATCGTCATCGGCGTGGATGTCGGCACCGGCAGCGCGCGCGCCGGTGCCTTCACCCCGCAGGGCACGATGCTGGGCCAGGCGGCGCAGCCGATCCGCATGTGGCGGCCGCGGGCCGATTTCGTGCAGCAATCCTCGGACGACATCTGGCAGGCGGTCTGCGCCGCCCTGCGCGGCGCGCTGCGCGGGCTCGGCCCGGTGCGGGTGCTGGGCCTCGGCTTCGACGCCACCTGCTCCCTGGTCGTGCTGGACGCGGAATTCCGCCCGGTCTCGATCAGCCCGGAGGGCGAGCCCGAGCAGGATGTGATGGTCTGGATGGACCACCGCGCGGCCGCCGAGGCCGCGGCGATCAATACCGGCGAGCATGACGTGCTGCGCTATGTCGGCGGCCGCATCTCGCTGGAGATGCAGGCGCCGAAGCTGCTCTGGCTGAAGCGGCACCGGCCGCAGGCCTGGGCGCAGGCGGCGCATTTCCTCGACCTGCCCGACTACCTGACCTGGCGGGCCACCGGCAGCCTGGCGCGCTCGCTCTGCTCCACCGTCTGCAAATGGACATATCTGGGGCATGAGGGGCGCTGGGACGCCGATTTCTTCCGGAGCATCGGCCTGGGCGAGCTGGCGGAAGAGGGCTTCCGCCGCGTCGGCACCGAGATCCTGCCGCCCGGCCAGCGCCTCGGCGCGCTGGGGGCGGAGGCGGCGGCGGCGCTCGGCGTGCCGCCGGGCATCCCGGTCGGCGCCTCGGCGATCGACGCGCATGCCGGCGGGCTCGGCGTCATCGGCGCGGCGCTGGGCGGCGTGGCGCCGGAGGCGGCGGCGCTGAACCGGCGCGTGGCGCTGGTGGGCGGCACCTCCTCCTGCCACATGGCGGTCTCGCCCGAGGCGCGCTTCGTGCCCGGTGTCTGGGGCCCCTACCATTCCGCCATGCTGCCCGGCTTCTGGCTGAACGAGGGCGGGCAATCGGCGACCGGCGCGCTGATCGACCATGTCATCACCACCCATGCTGCCTACCCCGCCATGGCCGACGCCGCGAAGCAGGCCGGCGAGACCATCTACCAGGCGCTCAACCGAAAACTGAAGGAAATGGCGGAAGGGCTGCCCTTCCCCGCCCTGCTGACCGAGGGGCTGCATGTGATGCCGGATTTCCACGGCAACCGCTCGCCCCGCGCCGATGCCTCGCTGCGCGGCATGGTCTCCGGCTTGCGGCTGGCGGCGGGGGAGGAGGATCTGGCGCTGCTCTATCTGGCGACGGTGCAGGCCGTGGCCTATGGCACGCGCCACATCATCGAGGCGATGAACGAACAGGGCTATGCCATCGACACGGTGATGGCCTGTGGCGGCGGCACCAAGAACCCGGTCTTCCTGCGCGAGCATGCGGACGCCACGGGCTGCCGCCTGGTGCTGCCGCGCGAGCCGGAGGCGATCCTGCTGGGCGCCGCCATGCTGGGCGCGACGGCCGGGGGTGTGCACGGCTCCCTGGCCGCGGCGATGGCGGCGATGAGCGGCGCCGGCGCGGTCATCGATCCGGGCGAGGATGCGGTGCGCCGCTACCACGACGCCAAATATGCCGTGTTCCGGCGCATGCATGACGACCAGCTGGCCTATCGCGCGCTGATGCAGGCGCGCTGA
- a CDS encoding sugar ABC transporter ATP-binding protein: MQGATPILSLEGIGKSYPGVRALDDVSLHLMPGEVLGLIGENGAGKSTLMKVLGGVVAPSAGRIRVGGTEWSRLTVADAQAAGIAFVHQELNLFDNLDVAANVLFGREPLRGGPLRLVDRQAARERVAPLLARLGADFLPDTPVAELSIAQRQLVEIAKALAAEARIIIFDEPTSSLTLSETARLLSLVHELRAAGTSIIYITHRLAEIVDCADRVVCLRDGRMAGTLARGEIAHAAMIRLMIGRELRALYTPPRRAPGPGGLKLEGVVTDSFPAATADLEIRAGEILGLAGLVGAGRTSLARTLFGLDPLRGGRITLDGQPLRLASPRDAVRAGIYLAPEDRKAAGLVLSLPIAENVSLASLRRFSRLFLVDRREEWKVAEAQARSLRIKAPNVGVAAGTLSGGNQQKVVLAKWLSMAPRVILFDEPTRGIDAGAKGEIYALMRALADEGVAILMISSDMEEVIGVSDRIAVMHEGRISGILNRDLFSEQAVLRLAIGHDEEEAA; encoded by the coding sequence ATGCAGGGAGCGACCCCGATCCTGTCGCTCGAGGGCATCGGCAAGAGCTATCCCGGTGTGCGGGCGCTGGATGATGTCAGCCTGCATCTGATGCCGGGCGAGGTGCTCGGCCTGATTGGCGAGAATGGCGCCGGCAAGTCGACGCTGATGAAGGTGCTGGGGGGCGTCGTCGCCCCCAGCGCCGGCCGCATCCGGGTGGGCGGGACGGAGTGGTCCCGCCTGACGGTCGCCGATGCGCAGGCCGCCGGCATCGCCTTCGTGCACCAGGAGCTGAACCTCTTCGACAATCTCGACGTCGCCGCCAATGTGCTGTTCGGGCGCGAGCCGCTGCGTGGCGGCCCGCTGCGGCTGGTGGACCGCCAGGCGGCGCGCGAGCGTGTGGCGCCGCTGCTGGCGCGGCTCGGCGCCGATTTCCTGCCGGACACGCCGGTCGCCGAACTCTCCATCGCGCAGCGCCAGCTGGTCGAGATCGCCAAGGCGCTGGCGGCCGAGGCGCGCATCATCATCTTCGACGAGCCGACCTCGTCCCTGACCCTGTCGGAGACGGCGCGGCTGCTCTCCCTGGTGCATGAGCTGCGCGCCGCCGGCACCTCGATCATCTACATCACCCATCGTCTGGCCGAGATCGTCGATTGCGCCGACCGGGTCGTCTGCCTGCGCGACGGCAGGATGGCCGGCACGCTGGCGCGTGGCGAGATCGCCCATGCGGCGATGATCCGGCTGATGATCGGGCGGGAGCTGCGCGCCCTCTACACCCCGCCGCGCCGCGCGCCGGGGCCGGGCGGGCTGAAGCTGGAAGGGGTGGTGACGGATTCCTTCCCCGCCGCCACGGCGGATCTGGAGATCCGCGCCGGCGAGATCCTGGGCCTGGCCGGGCTGGTCGGCGCCGGCCGCACTTCGCTGGCGCGCACCCTGTTCGGGCTGGATCCGCTGCGCGGCGGCCGCATCACGCTGGATGGCCAGCCGCTGCGCCTGGCCTCGCCGCGCGATGCGGTGCGCGCCGGCATCTATCTGGCGCCGGAGGACCGCAAGGCGGCGGGGCTCGTGCTTTCCCTGCCGATCGCCGAGAATGTCAGCCTGGCCTCGCTGCGCCGCTTCTCGCGGCTGTTCCTGGTGGACCGGCGCGAGGAATGGAAGGTGGCGGAGGCGCAGGCGCGCTCGCTGCGCATCAAGGCGCCGAATGTCGGTGTCGCCGCCGGCACGCTGTCGGGCGGCAACCAGCAGAAGGTGGTGCTGGCCAAATGGCTCAGCATGGCGCCCCGGGTGATCCTGTTCGATGAGCCCACGCGCGGCATCGATGCCGGCGCCAAGGGCGAGATCTACGCGCTGATGCGCGCGCTGGCCGATGAGGGGGTGGCCATCCTGATGATCTCCAGCGACATGGAAGAGGTGATCGGCGTCTCCGACCGCATCGCCGTGATGCATGAGGGCCGCATCAGCGGCATCCTGAACCGCGACCTGTTCAGCGAGCAGGCGGTGCTGCGCCTGGCGATCGGGCATGACGAGGAGGAAGCTGCATGA
- a CDS encoding dihydrodipicolinate synthase family protein — protein MSGSAPYRGVFPVVPTIFDENGALDLAGQKRAVDFMIDAGSHGLCILANFSEQFVLSDAEREQLQDEVLAHVAGRVPVIVTTTHFSTRLCAERSRRAQQAGAAMVMIMPPYHGATIRVGESAVYEFYSQVSDAIDIPIMIQDAPVAGTPLSPALLARMAREIRNVSYFKIEVPQAAAKLRTLIELGGDAIVGPWDGEEAITLMADLDAGATGAMTGGGFPDGIRQIIDPYVAGDRAAAMDAYERWLPLINYENRQCGLLAAKALMQEGGVIRCDAPRHPLAPLHPATRAGLVELALRLDAQVLRWGK, from the coding sequence ATGAGCGGCTCCGCCCCCTATCGCGGCGTCTTCCCCGTGGTGCCCACCATCTTCGACGAGAATGGCGCGCTGGACCTGGCCGGGCAGAAGCGCGCGGTCGATTTCATGATCGATGCCGGCTCGCACGGGCTCTGCATCCTGGCCAATTTCTCCGAGCAGTTCGTGCTGAGCGATGCCGAGCGCGAGCAGCTGCAGGATGAGGTTCTGGCGCATGTGGCGGGCCGGGTGCCGGTGATCGTCACCACGACGCATTTCTCGACGCGGCTCTGCGCCGAGCGCAGCCGGCGGGCGCAGCAGGCGGGCGCGGCCATGGTGATGATCATGCCGCCCTATCACGGCGCCACCATCCGGGTCGGCGAAAGCGCCGTGTATGAGTTCTATTCCCAGGTCTCGGACGCGATCGACATCCCGATCATGATCCAGGATGCGCCGGTGGCGGGCACGCCGCTCTCGCCCGCGCTGCTGGCGCGCATGGCGCGGGAGATCCGCAACGTCTCCTACTTCAAGATCGAGGTGCCGCAGGCGGCGGCCAAGCTGCGCACGCTGATCGAGCTGGGCGGCGACGCCATTGTCGGCCCCTGGGATGGCGAGGAGGCGATCACCCTGATGGCCGACCTCGATGCCGGGGCGACCGGCGCCATGACCGGCGGCGGCTTCCCCGACGGCATCCGCCAGATCATCGACCCCTATGTCGCCGGCGACCGCGCGGCGGCGATGGACGCCTATGAGCGCTGGCTGCCGCTGATCAATTACGAGAACCGGCAATGCGGGCTGCTGGCGGCCAAGGCGCTGATGCAGGAAGGCGGCGTGATCCGCTGCGACGCGCCGCGCCACCCGCTGGCCCCGCTGCACCCGGCGACGCGCGCCGGGCTGGTGGAGCTGGCGCTGCGGCTGGACGCCCAGGTGCTGCGCTGGGGGAAGTAA
- a CDS encoding DeoR/GlpR family DNA-binding transcription regulator, translating into MSVAEKQGLTSQRRDDRLARLEALLQEMGPARLEEAARRLGVSSMTLRRDLARPGLAESRGLALLGGHVVPSSTGARPGPYALEREQDQHAAAKRQAAALAAQLVRDGDTLFIDCGTTTPHLVESLPEGPSLTIICYALNIATLLARRPNTRLVLLGGLYHPGATTFSSDESLSSLRRLRVNTAFLSAAGVDAAHGATCVNFNEVPVKQMALASAGQSVLVVDGSKLGQLRPAYFAPLSAFTRIVTDASAPAAQQAALRQAGSTLDVAPATP; encoded by the coding sequence ATGTCGGTGGCGGAAAAGCAGGGTCTGACGAGCCAGCGACGCGATGATCGTCTGGCGCGGCTGGAGGCGCTGCTGCAGGAAATGGGTCCGGCGCGGCTGGAGGAGGCGGCGCGGCGGCTTGGCGTGTCCTCCATGACGCTGCGGCGCGACCTGGCGCGGCCGGGCCTGGCGGAATCTCGCGGGCTGGCGCTGCTGGGCGGCCATGTGGTGCCCTCCAGCACCGGGGCGCGCCCCGGCCCCTATGCGCTGGAGCGCGAGCAGGACCAGCACGCCGCCGCCAAGCGCCAGGCGGCGGCGCTGGCGGCGCAGCTGGTGCGCGATGGCGACACGCTGTTCATCGATTGCGGCACCACCACGCCGCATCTGGTGGAAAGCCTGCCCGAGGGCCCGTCCCTGACCATCATCTGCTATGCGCTGAACATCGCGACCCTGCTGGCGCGCCGGCCCAACACGCGGCTGGTGCTGCTGGGCGGGCTGTACCATCCCGGCGCCACCACCTTCAGCTCCGACGAATCGCTGTCCAGCCTGCGCCGGTTGCGGGTGAACACCGCCTTCCTCTCGGCGGCCGGGGTCGATGCGGCGCATGGCGCCACCTGCGTCAATTTCAACGAGGTCCCGGTGAAGCAGATGGCGCTGGCCAGCGCCGGCCAGTCGGTGCTGGTGGTCGATGGCAGCAAGCTGGGCCAGCTGCGCCCGGCCTATTTCGCGCCGCTATCCGCCTTCACCCGCATCGTCACCGACGCCTCCGCGCCGGCCGCGCAGCAGGCGGCGCTGCGCCAGGCCGGCAGCACCCTGGACGTGGCGCCGGCCACGCCCTAA